The Mugil cephalus isolate CIBA_MC_2020 chromosome 19, CIBA_Mcephalus_1.1, whole genome shotgun sequence genome has a window encoding:
- the exosc2 gene encoding exosome complex component RRP4: MAADMRLPTLRTTALSGSASNRRDLVVPGDVITSDTGFMRGHGTYVDDEKLTASVAGEVQRVDKLICVRPLKTRFNGEVGDVVVGRITEVQQKRWKVETNSRLDSVLLLSSVNLPGGELRRRSAEDELTMREYLHEGDLISAEVQSVFSDGALSLHTRSLKYGKLGQGVLVQLSPSLIKRQKTHFHNLPCGASIILGNNGFVWLYPTPGQQEEEAGGFYTSLEPVNLSDREVISRLRNCLLALAAHKVLLYDTSVLYCYESSLQHEVKDILKPEVMEEIVMLTQQKLLEQEG; this comes from the exons atGGCTGCAGACATGAGACTACCGACGCTCCGTACAACAGCGTTATCAGGTTCTGCTTCGAACCGAAGAGATCTGGTCGTCCCTGGAGATGTTATCACTTCAGACACCGGTTTCATGAG GGGTCATGGTACCTATGTTGATGACGAGAAGCTGACAGCCTCAGTTGCTGGAGAGGTGCAGAGGGTAGACAAACTCATCTGCGTCCGGCCACTGAAGACCAG ATTTAATGGCGAGGTTGGAGATGTTGTGGTTGGGCGAATTACAGAG gTACAACAGAAGCGGTGGAAGGTGGAGACCAACTCCCGGCTGGACTCTGTCCTCTTGTTGTCCTCTGTCAATCTGCCTGGAGGTGAACTG AGGAGAAGATCAGCAGAAGATGAACTCACCATGAGAGAATACCTTCATGAGGGCGATCTCATCAGT GCTGAGGTACAGTCAGTCTTCTCAGACGGAGCCCTCTCACTTCACACCCGCAGTTTAAAGTATGGAAAA CTGGGTCAAGGAGTGCTGGTGCAGCTTTCCCCTTCGCTGAtcaagaggcagaaaacacatttccacaacTTGCCGTGTGGTGCATCCATTATCCTTGGGAATAATGGCTTTGTGTGGTTGTATCCCACACCGGGGCAACAGGAGGAAGAAGCTGGGGGCTTCTACACCAGTCTGGAG CCTGTTAACCTGTCTGATCGTGAGGTGATTTCACGCCTGAGAAACTGCCTCCTGGCTTTGGCCGCACACAAGGTCCTGCTGTACGACACCAGTGTCCTCTATTGCTACGAATCCTCACTTCAGCACGAG GTCAAGGACATCTTGAAACCcgaggtgatggaggagattGTAATGTTGACGCAACAGAAGCTGCTGGAACAGGAAGGTTAA